In a single window of the Pseudogemmatithrix spongiicola genome:
- a CDS encoding lysophospholipid acyltransferase family protein — protein sequence MSTEAKARAKARKLWWSVTLGRPLVTLLGATWRIEERNVEAWQRLQAEGNPCVLAVWHGQLLGAVWANRFRGISALASTHGDAEIIARMMQRWGYRFVRGSSSQGGREALVQIVDGLKQGATFAFTPDGPRGPRGVPKPGLLVASMRSGAPIIGIRTEISRAWRMGSWDRFAIPKPFARLRLTYSDPWVAPDASEASVAELQRRLGPPEAGVLGSGA from the coding sequence GTGTCGACTGAGGCGAAGGCACGGGCCAAGGCGCGCAAGCTCTGGTGGAGCGTCACCCTCGGGCGGCCGCTGGTGACGCTGCTCGGCGCGACGTGGCGCATCGAAGAGCGGAACGTGGAGGCGTGGCAGCGCCTGCAAGCGGAGGGCAACCCGTGCGTCCTGGCGGTGTGGCACGGCCAACTGCTCGGGGCGGTGTGGGCGAACCGCTTTCGCGGCATCTCGGCGCTGGCGAGTACGCATGGCGACGCCGAGATCATCGCGCGAATGATGCAGCGCTGGGGCTACCGGTTCGTGCGCGGCTCGAGTTCCCAGGGCGGGCGCGAGGCGCTGGTGCAGATCGTAGACGGCCTGAAGCAGGGCGCGACGTTCGCTTTCACTCCCGACGGTCCACGCGGTCCACGAGGCGTGCCGAAGCCGGGATTGCTCGTCGCCTCGATGCGTAGCGGGGCCCCGATCATCGGGATCCGCACCGAGATCTCGCGCGCGTGGCGGATGGGCAGCTGGGATCGCTTCGCGATCCCGAAGCCGTTCGCGCGGTTGCGCCTGACGTACTCGGATCCGTGGGTGGCGCCGGATGCCAGCGAGGCGTCGGTGGCGGAGTTGCAGCGCCGGCTCGGCCCACCAGAGGCCGGCGTGCTTGGGAGCGGCGCGTGA